A section of the Alkalihalobacillus sp. LMS39 genome encodes:
- a CDS encoding acylphosphatase gives MEQMDSNSNIENNENWLPHLMSEIVADARGPELDAYVVALEGWRRGLTLRWHTKDSEKFPEIKTWFVDKPGKLFSLSSESRTHYFFRTRGDKVTNEAVELGMDKEKTKQLLMKENIRVPEGKEFSSETEVEVIQDYVNTIGYPVVVKPVNGSFGRGVTTNIRSTEMLKEAISNAKSQGYDELIVERHIEGNEYRLYVVNNEVYGALLRIPAHVIGNGTLSIRKLIEEKNEQRGNNPRLISCLIKIDDEMQAYLQANGYSLDSIPNEGEKINLTSKSNISIGGDPVDVLDEFSPEVKEVAIRALHAVPNLMHGAVDLIIEDGKSVEEAAVILELNPTAQIGSLLFPAKGKARDIPAAIIDYYFPETKGIITDKHKIYFDFQDIIDPLSTKVATVTTVSAAPVGKLFVKKYIVSGEVQGIDYHRGLRKQAFERNLSGFVRSIEDGEIEVIVLGKDEESVEHFREALLEDPERSDVQGIREEQYNAPIKVGFEVKADLKTQVEQLKLLQQQMDIIQKELKITRHQYRKYTRTLSWQLTWPLRKVTDAVKYIIRLVKG, from the coding sequence ATGGAGCAAATGGATAGTAATTCGAATATAGAAAATAATGAAAACTGGCTTCCCCATCTAATGAGTGAGATCGTCGCTGATGCCAGAGGACCAGAACTTGATGCATATGTTGTTGCTCTTGAGGGTTGGCGACGTGGATTAACTTTAAGATGGCATACGAAAGACTCAGAGAAGTTTCCGGAAATAAAGACGTGGTTTGTGGACAAGCCTGGAAAACTGTTTTCCTTAAGTTCAGAAAGTAGGACACATTATTTCTTTCGGACGAGAGGAGATAAAGTAACTAATGAAGCGGTAGAACTAGGTATGGATAAAGAAAAAACAAAGCAATTGCTTATGAAAGAAAATATCCGTGTCCCTGAAGGAAAAGAGTTTTCTAGTGAAACAGAAGTGGAAGTGATTCAGGATTATGTTAACACAATAGGTTATCCGGTTGTTGTAAAGCCTGTAAACGGAAGCTTCGGTCGTGGAGTAACGACAAATATACGGTCAACTGAAATGTTAAAAGAAGCGATATCGAATGCAAAAAGCCAAGGGTATGATGAGCTAATTGTTGAACGCCATATCGAAGGAAATGAGTATCGACTATATGTTGTTAATAATGAGGTCTATGGCGCTCTTTTACGCATTCCTGCACATGTTATTGGAAATGGGACACTATCCATTCGCAAATTGATTGAAGAAAAAAATGAACAACGTGGAAATAACCCAAGGTTAATTAGTTGTTTAATTAAAATAGATGATGAAATGCAAGCTTATTTACAAGCTAATGGATATTCGTTAGATAGTATCCCAAATGAAGGGGAGAAAATAAATCTTACTAGCAAAAGTAATATTTCTATCGGAGGAGACCCTGTTGACGTGCTTGACGAATTCTCTCCAGAAGTAAAAGAGGTAGCAATCCGAGCGTTGCATGCCGTTCCGAATTTAATGCATGGGGCGGTTGATTTAATTATAGAAGATGGAAAATCAGTTGAAGAAGCAGCTGTCATTTTAGAACTTAATCCAACGGCACAAATTGGGTCTTTATTATTCCCGGCAAAAGGGAAAGCAAGAGATATTCCTGCAGCAATCATCGACTATTATTTCCCTGAAACAAAAGGGATCATTACAGATAAACATAAAATATATTTTGATTTTCAAGATATAATTGATCCTCTATCCACAAAAGTAGCAACTGTCACAACGGTGTCTGCTGCTCCGGTGGGAAAATTGTTTGTAAAAAAATATATTGTTTCAGGTGAAGTTCAAGGAATCGATTATCACCGAGGGCTAAGAAAACAAGCATTTGAAAGAAATTTAAGTGGATTTGTAAGAAGTATTGAAGACGGTGAAATTGAAGTTATTGTCCTTGGAAAAGATGAAGAAAGTGTTGAACATTTCCGTGAGGCTTTGCTAGAAGATCCGGAACGTTCGGATGTGCAAGGAATTCGTGAAGAACAATATAATGCCCCTATTAAAGTAGGGTTTGAGGTAAAGGCTGATTTAAAAACACAAGTAGAACAGTTAAAGCTTTTGCAACAGCAGATGGATATCATACAGAAAGAACTAAAGATAACAAGACATCAATATAGAAAATATACGAGAACACTTTCTTGGCAATTAACATGGCCATTAAGGAAAGTGACAGATGCCGTCAAATATATCATTCGTTTAGTAAAAGGTTGA
- a CDS encoding ATP-grasp fold amidoligase family protein, whose translation MSEHQEKVFNDVQNESEKEQKLLEQIVKKDAEKRRFELDIKQLRKERKSIETSRLWKIIAPIRKLKNQVQSILTSNQKIQLQKSNQELKHEVALLKEKVEDLKIDLLEEKRQVNTLLVETGKSKLSLQRLKQAKVDGQLDDIVNDLITKRICHDRELLLALKYAAKLYKNEKLNQKRFIYSKVLAGMKIEEIPEFIIREEKISLQQFASFRVNLAMRIRRKQLGERLPEWILDDKVVAYQFLDTLQVRRPEVSQDTYLLKDIPKKKNIVVKPVAGAGSRGVYLVFQANYIQDVRRTQVLTSWNDMMTYMTEDLANGWVTKDSWIVEELIVDSEDEKKPARDLKFYCFYGQIGLILEIIRYPQVKYCWWTATGERVDTGKYTEDLFVGQGVTHEEIELVQNISLQIPTPFIRIDFLKSSSEIVFGEFTPKPGNYDEFNQATDQRLGDYYLQAEQRLFEDLLHGKKYTNYEKLLAQLSDSTQA comes from the coding sequence ATGTCAGAACATCAAGAAAAAGTTTTCAATGATGTACAAAATGAGAGTGAAAAAGAGCAAAAGCTTCTTGAACAAATTGTAAAAAAAGATGCAGAAAAACGCAGATTTGAATTGGATATAAAACAATTGAGAAAAGAACGTAAAAGCATTGAAACAAGTAGATTATGGAAAATAATAGCTCCTATACGTAAGCTAAAAAATCAAGTACAATCAATTTTGACAAGTAATCAAAAAATACAGCTTCAGAAATCAAATCAAGAATTAAAACATGAAGTTGCACTTCTAAAAGAAAAAGTTGAGGATCTAAAGATAGACCTCCTAGAAGAAAAAAGACAAGTGAACACTCTCTTAGTGGAGACTGGTAAAAGTAAACTATCGCTTCAACGATTAAAACAAGCAAAAGTAGATGGACAACTCGATGATATCGTTAACGACTTGATTACAAAGAGAATATGTCATGACCGGGAACTACTCTTAGCGTTAAAATATGCAGCTAAATTATACAAAAATGAAAAATTAAATCAAAAACGCTTTATCTACTCTAAAGTTTTAGCAGGTATGAAAATTGAAGAAATACCAGAATTTATTATTCGCGAAGAAAAAATATCTTTGCAGCAATTCGCTTCTTTTCGGGTAAATTTAGCTATGAGAATAAGGAGAAAACAACTAGGAGAACGATTACCTGAATGGATTTTAGATGATAAAGTTGTGGCGTATCAATTTTTGGACACACTACAAGTTAGGAGACCTGAAGTTTCTCAAGATACCTACTTGTTAAAAGACATACCGAAAAAGAAAAATATCGTTGTTAAACCTGTAGCTGGTGCTGGATCTAGAGGGGTATACTTAGTTTTTCAAGCGAATTATATTCAAGACGTTAGACGAACCCAAGTGTTAACCAGTTGGAACGACATGATGACTTATATGACAGAAGACTTGGCAAATGGTTGGGTGACTAAAGACAGTTGGATTGTAGAAGAACTCATTGTGGATAGTGAAGATGAAAAAAAACCAGCTAGAGACTTAAAATTTTATTGCTTTTATGGCCAAATTGGATTAATACTTGAAATTATACGGTATCCACAAGTAAAGTATTGTTGGTGGACTGCTACAGGAGAGCGAGTAGATACCGGGAAGTATACAGAAGATTTATTTGTTGGGCAAGGTGTTACACATGAAGAAATTGAATTAGTGCAAAACATTAGTTTACAGATACCTACCCCATTTATTCGAATTGATTTTCTGAAAAGTAGTAGTGAGATAGTGTTTGGAGAATTCACACCGAAACCTGGAAATTATGATGAGTTTAATCAAGCAACGGATCAACGGTTAGGAGATTACTACTTGCAAGCTGAACAACGATTATTTGAAGATTTACTTCATGGTAAAAAGTATACAAATTATGAAAAACTACTGGCTCAATTGTCAGATTCTACACAAGCATAA
- a CDS encoding glycosyltransferase: MEETVNENKLEEKRLKNQKLKEELSRLELEVQNAQKTYNEELVKRNETKRVYDAWKQSSFWRILQKINKLKKVSILLIKCLMGKQSWKTAFSRSWKKKKAANQIKKVKYQLYELGFTQRALAELEAMFTKTNHTELKKLAAWELALWYANQYSPTSSRKAIDFLFYCKQQEKSPDKLRRIAIIEAECYGILEDKDRAKQIIQAALKDQKHIDLYLALANIENSIEERIKWINKGLDLFNISNLLVKENDSLPPYDRLTAKNNTSTNEQVDSAKVTVIIPVYNGEEHISVAIQSMLSQTWTNVEIIVVDDCSSDNTASVVQQLAEKDKRIKLLKTEENGGAYVARNLALRHASGDFVTINDADDWSHPEKIEVQVKHLLNHPNVIANTSEQARATTDLTFFRRGKPGSYMFTNLSSLMFRREPVVEKLGYWDRVRFGADGEFKRRMKLVFGEDSIVDLKTGPYSFQRQSPSSLTGNSVFGYHGFFMGARKEYFDSYYDYHQKAKTYYYEYNPEKRYFPVPEPMWPTREKKENGQRHFDVILISEFRLLGGTNMSNVEEIKAQSKFGLKTGLIQMPRYDFQSRREINPNVRELVDGNQVQMIVYGEKVSCDTLIVRHPPVLQEWQKYIPDVEAKEVKVIINQPPKRDYSKNGTVLYDIKKCVHTIQKYFGKKGKWYPIGPLVRESLYKYHANELPFINLADEDWVNIIDVDEWKRAKRPRKGNAIKIGRHSRGQYVKWPAEKEQLLNIYPESEKYEIHVLGGAEVPKKVLGRIPENWRVLEFGEVHPKDFLSQLDVFVYYTHPDWIEAFGRVIFEAMAVGVPVIIPPVYKQLFGEAAIYAQPNEVEAKVVELMEDAEYYEQQVNRAHKYVEHHFGYSKHISRLKEHNLLKSFH, translated from the coding sequence GTGGAAGAAACAGTAAATGAAAACAAGTTAGAAGAAAAAAGATTGAAAAATCAAAAGCTTAAAGAAGAACTTAGCAGATTAGAGTTAGAAGTTCAGAATGCCCAAAAAACGTATAATGAAGAGCTTGTGAAACGCAATGAAACAAAAAGAGTGTATGATGCGTGGAAACAAAGCTCTTTCTGGCGTATTTTACAAAAAATTAACAAACTAAAAAAAGTAAGCATCTTATTGATAAAGTGTTTAATGGGGAAACAAAGCTGGAAAACAGCGTTTAGCCGTTCCTGGAAAAAGAAAAAGGCAGCAAACCAAATCAAAAAAGTGAAATATCAATTATACGAACTTGGATTTACACAACGAGCATTAGCCGAGCTAGAGGCTATGTTCACGAAAACAAATCATACTGAGTTAAAAAAGCTGGCAGCCTGGGAATTAGCGCTATGGTACGCGAATCAATATAGCCCAACTAGTTCAAGAAAAGCAATTGATTTTCTTTTCTATTGCAAACAACAGGAGAAATCACCTGATAAGCTCCGTAGAATAGCGATTATTGAAGCCGAATGTTACGGTATATTAGAAGACAAAGACCGTGCTAAACAAATCATTCAAGCTGCTCTAAAAGACCAAAAGCATATTGATTTGTATTTGGCTCTAGCCAATATAGAGAACTCAATTGAAGAACGTATAAAATGGATTAATAAAGGACTTGATCTATTTAATATATCGAATTTGTTAGTAAAAGAAAATGACAGCTTACCACCTTACGACAGGTTAACTGCAAAGAACAATACAAGTACGAATGAACAAGTTGACTCTGCAAAAGTTACGGTTATTATTCCTGTTTATAATGGAGAGGAACATATCTCAGTAGCGATTCAGTCAATGTTAAGTCAAACTTGGACGAATGTAGAAATCATTGTTGTTGATGATTGTAGTTCAGACAATACTGCTTCAGTTGTTCAACAACTTGCGGAAAAAGATAAACGGATTAAGTTGTTGAAAACCGAGGAAAATGGTGGAGCATATGTTGCGAGAAATTTAGCGCTCCGTCATGCTTCTGGAGACTTTGTTACAATAAATGATGCAGATGATTGGTCACATCCTGAAAAAATAGAAGTTCAAGTTAAGCATTTGCTAAACCATCCTAATGTCATTGCTAATACATCTGAACAAGCAAGAGCAACAACAGACTTAACTTTTTTTAGACGAGGAAAACCAGGGTCATACATGTTTACGAACTTATCATCTTTAATGTTTCGAAGAGAACCTGTTGTTGAGAAATTAGGCTATTGGGATCGTGTACGGTTCGGTGCTGATGGTGAATTTAAACGTCGAATGAAGCTAGTTTTTGGTGAAGACAGTATAGTGGACTTGAAAACGGGTCCATATTCTTTTCAAAGACAATCCCCCAGCTCATTAACAGGGAACTCAGTATTTGGCTACCATGGTTTTTTTATGGGGGCAAGGAAAGAATATTTTGATAGTTATTATGATTATCATCAAAAAGCAAAAACTTATTATTATGAATATAACCCTGAGAAGCGATATTTCCCTGTCCCAGAACCGATGTGGCCTACACGCGAAAAAAAGGAAAATGGGCAACGGCATTTTGATGTCATTCTCATCTCGGAATTTCGTTTATTAGGTGGAACGAATATGTCCAACGTCGAAGAGATAAAAGCACAATCAAAATTTGGGTTGAAAACAGGTCTAATTCAAATGCCAAGGTATGACTTTCAATCAAGAAGAGAAATAAATCCGAATGTCCGAGAGCTTGTCGATGGCAACCAAGTACAAATGATTGTCTATGGGGAGAAAGTATCTTGTGATACATTAATTGTGAGACATCCACCTGTGTTACAAGAATGGCAAAAATATATTCCAGATGTAGAAGCAAAAGAAGTGAAAGTTATCATTAATCAACCACCAAAGCGTGATTACAGTAAGAATGGTACTGTTTTATATGATATTAAGAAATGTGTCCACACTATCCAAAAGTACTTTGGGAAAAAAGGAAAATGGTATCCAATTGGGCCGTTAGTAAGAGAATCATTGTATAAGTATCATGCCAACGAGCTTCCATTTATTAATCTGGCTGATGAAGATTGGGTTAATATTATCGATGTGGATGAATGGAAAAGAGCAAAACGTCCACGAAAAGGAAATGCGATTAAAATAGGTAGGCATTCAAGGGGACAGTATGTAAAATGGCCAGCAGAGAAAGAACAGTTGCTCAACATATATCCGGAGTCAGAAAAATATGAAATTCATGTTCTTGGGGGAGCAGAAGTACCAAAGAAAGTATTGGGAAGAATTCCTGAGAATTGGCGAGTGCTTGAATTTGGAGAAGTTCATCCAAAAGATTTCCTCTCACAGCTAGATGTGTTTGTTTATTACACTCATCCTGATTGGATTGAAGCATTCGGTCGAGTTATATTTGAAGCAATGGCGGTTGGAGTCCCTGTTATCATTCCCCCTGTCTATAAGCAATTGTTTGGGGAAGCAGCAATATATGCCCAACCAAATGAAGTAGAAGCAAAGGTTGTAGAGTTAATGGAAGATGCAGAGTATTATGAGCAACAAGTGAATAGAGCTCATAAATATGTAGAGCACCATTTTGGGTATTCCAAACATATCTCGCGTTTAAAAGAACATAACTTACTAAAGTCTTTCCACTAA
- a CDS encoding glycosyltransferase produces MLQKGKKIVVETIDWFLYKAISTKQKERLSKILTDKQKERLKSIIKPGKKRAQVRVIERVKYRLYNLGFIERGLHELQELFKNEEQPYLRKLAGWELATWHANQYSKDDARLCLHYITEVTETEKDKDLLRRATILKAECYNLLQENEKGKQMLEEVRVLGEHTDLYLAAANLEKSLSKRLDYINQAFQLHGTSPIVVEETDGQTRYDSIQAKHNNETTQEEQRAKVTIIIPAYNAENIIHTSIQSVLAQSWRNLEVFVVDDCSTDSTAAIVSEYEKKDNRVKLIQPSVNGGAYVARNHALTVATGDFVTINDADDWSHPEKIETQVKHLIENPKIIGNFSQQVRATNDLVFYRRGKPGIFMFANMSSFMFRRKQVTDAIGFWDSVRFGADSEYVKRIKAIFGEKSVVELQTAPLSFQRQSDTSLTSHSAFGFPGYFMGARKEYKEAQEDFHKRYKDKLYYEFPMKERPFPAPEPMWPTREAKPSGYRHFDVIIVSEFRLLGGTNMSNIEEIKAQKSLGMRTGLIQMSRYDLNSVELLNPKVRELLDGDQVQLLVYGENVSCDVLIVRHPPILQETQLYIPNVKAKTVQVIINQPPKRDYSDEGETLYHLDDCVKRVEQYFGQKGQWYPIGPLIRKTLVEHHQEELEEIQLENEDWVNIINIDEWKRKSHQFQQGKIRIGRHSRDQYVKWPNEKAKLLSVYPSSALFEVRVLGGAKAPKQVIGELPSNWKVFEFGELDPKEFLAELDVFVYYTHPDWVEAFGRVIFEAMAAGVPVIIPPSYEPLFGEAAVYANPDEVQGKVKQLVEDENVYREQVEKASRYVEEQFGYSRHASRLERVLSGRNSK; encoded by the coding sequence ATGCTTCAAAAGGGAAAAAAGATAGTCGTTGAAACCATTGATTGGTTTTTATATAAAGCAATAAGCACAAAGCAAAAAGAACGCTTATCGAAGATTTTAACCGATAAACAAAAAGAACGGCTGAAGTCAATTATCAAACCAGGAAAGAAAAGGGCACAAGTCCGAGTGATAGAAAGGGTAAAATATCGTCTTTATAACCTTGGGTTCATTGAACGCGGATTACATGAGCTACAGGAATTATTTAAAAATGAGGAACAGCCGTATTTAAGAAAGCTTGCCGGGTGGGAGTTAGCCACTTGGCACGCGAATCAATATAGTAAAGATGATGCCCGGCTTTGTCTACACTATATTACGGAAGTTACTGAAACAGAGAAAGATAAAGATTTACTTAGACGAGCAACGATTTTAAAAGCAGAATGCTATAACCTTCTACAAGAAAATGAAAAAGGAAAACAAATGCTAGAAGAAGTAAGGGTATTAGGGGAACATACGGATCTATATTTAGCCGCAGCTAATTTGGAAAAATCGTTATCAAAGCGTCTAGACTATATTAACCAAGCATTCCAACTTCATGGAACATCACCTATTGTCGTCGAAGAGACAGATGGACAAACGCGGTATGATTCGATCCAAGCAAAGCATAACAACGAAACTACTCAAGAAGAGCAGAGAGCAAAAGTCACGATCATTATTCCGGCCTATAATGCAGAGAACATTATCCATACTTCAATACAATCTGTTTTAGCGCAGTCTTGGCGAAATTTGGAGGTTTTTGTAGTTGATGATTGTAGCACTGATTCAACCGCTGCGATTGTTTCAGAGTACGAAAAGAAAGATAACCGAGTTAAGTTAATTCAACCTTCAGTTAACGGCGGAGCCTATGTTGCTCGTAACCATGCATTAACAGTAGCAACAGGTGATTTTGTTACAATTAATGATGCTGACGATTGGTCACACCCCGAAAAAATAGAAACTCAAGTGAAACATTTAATTGAAAATCCAAAGATAATTGGAAATTTCTCGCAACAAGTTCGAGCTACCAATGATTTAGTTTTTTATCGTCGAGGAAAACCAGGTATTTTTATGTTTGCGAACATGTCTTCTTTTATGTTTCGTCGGAAACAAGTAACGGATGCCATTGGCTTTTGGGATAGTGTCCGCTTTGGTGCTGATTCAGAATATGTTAAACGAATTAAAGCAATTTTTGGTGAAAAATCAGTTGTGGAATTACAAACGGCACCATTGTCTTTTCAACGACAATCTGACACGTCTTTAACTAGCCACTCGGCCTTTGGGTTTCCAGGTTACTTTATGGGAGCGAGAAAAGAATATAAAGAGGCACAAGAGGATTTTCATAAACGGTACAAAGATAAGTTATATTATGAGTTCCCGATGAAAGAGCGTCCATTTCCTGCTCCAGAGCCAATGTGGCCAACACGAGAAGCTAAGCCGTCAGGTTATCGTCATTTTGATGTGATTATCGTCTCAGAGTTTAGGCTCTTAGGCGGTACGAATATGTCTAATATCGAAGAAATAAAAGCTCAAAAAAGCTTAGGTATGCGCACCGGATTAATTCAAATGTCACGATACGATTTAAATTCAGTTGAGCTGCTCAATCCGAAAGTTCGTGAATTATTAGATGGTGATCAAGTGCAGTTACTTGTATACGGTGAAAATGTGAGTTGTGATGTCCTTATCGTTCGTCATCCACCAATATTACAAGAAACACAGCTTTATATTCCGAATGTGAAAGCGAAAACGGTTCAAGTCATTATTAACCAGCCTCCTAAGCGGGACTATAGTGATGAAGGAGAAACATTGTACCATCTAGATGACTGCGTAAAACGAGTAGAACAGTATTTCGGACAAAAGGGACAATGGTATCCGATTGGACCATTAATTCGAAAAACGCTAGTAGAACATCATCAAGAAGAATTAGAAGAGATTCAGTTAGAAAATGAGGATTGGGTTAATATTATTAACATAGATGAATGGAAACGGAAAAGTCACCAATTTCAACAAGGTAAAATTAGAATTGGTCGCCATTCCAGAGACCAATATGTGAAGTGGCCGAATGAAAAAGCAAAATTACTATCGGTTTATCCGTCTTCAGCCCTCTTTGAAGTCCGTGTTTTAGGTGGGGCCAAGGCACCGAAACAAGTCATTGGCGAGTTGCCATCGAATTGGAAGGTTTTTGAATTTGGAGAACTGGACCCGAAGGAATTTTTAGCGGAACTTGATGTATTTGTTTATTATACCCATCCAGATTGGGTCGAAGCCTTTGGTCGAGTTATTTTTGAAGCAATGGCTGCTGGTGTACCTGTTATTATCCCACCATCTTATGAACCTTTATTTGGAGAGGCTGCTGTATATGCCAACCCAGATGAAGTCCAAGGAAAAGTGAAACAATTAGTAGAAGATGAAAACGTGTATCGTGAGCAAGTAGAAAAAGCTTCTCGCTATGTTGAAGAACAATTTGGATATTCAAGACATGCCTCAAGATTGGAGAGGGTTTTGAGTGGAAGAAACAGTAAATGA